One window of the Myxococcaceae bacterium JPH2 genome contains the following:
- a CDS encoding metallopeptidase family protein, producing the protein MVKRTAKRGGAVDAGARLEGVADAFEDGDFAQALLGAEALLAQEPDLPEALHYRAASLVELGRLEDAGRAYGQALRAAPDDLEILLSAADCMVCRVGDDREALEEGLTLCARGRKLAQKADDVELLYEFLLLEGMGLNQLGECERALASLDAALGHMPRSVDAQLERGIALFESCRFPHAQEAFERVLKEMPDEPWAQHYLGLMAERRGDAKEAKKRFQRAQTLAPEEFPPPVALEEEAFDRAVEDAVKALPAQVKQYLDHVTLAVEDLPSDEDLLAQHPPLSPSILGVFRGTPVGERNTVMGGFDPYPASIVLYQKNLERFARTRAELLEQIGITVMHEVGHLMGLDEDDLWERGLD; encoded by the coding sequence ATGGTGAAGCGCACAGCGAAGCGAGGGGGGGCGGTGGACGCGGGGGCCCGCCTGGAGGGCGTGGCGGACGCCTTCGAGGACGGAGACTTCGCCCAGGCGCTGCTCGGGGCCGAGGCACTCCTGGCCCAGGAGCCGGACCTCCCCGAGGCCCTCCACTACCGAGCCGCCAGCCTCGTGGAGTTGGGTCGCCTGGAGGACGCCGGCCGCGCCTACGGGCAAGCCCTGCGTGCGGCCCCGGACGACCTGGAAATCCTGCTGAGCGCGGCGGACTGCATGGTGTGCCGGGTGGGCGACGATCGCGAGGCCCTGGAGGAAGGGCTCACGCTGTGTGCTCGCGGACGGAAGCTGGCCCAGAAGGCCGATGACGTGGAGCTGCTCTACGAGTTCCTCCTCCTCGAGGGGATGGGGCTCAACCAGCTCGGAGAGTGCGAGCGGGCCCTGGCGAGCCTGGACGCGGCGCTCGGGCACATGCCGCGCTCGGTGGACGCGCAGTTGGAGCGCGGCATCGCGCTCTTCGAGTCTTGCCGCTTCCCCCATGCCCAGGAGGCCTTCGAGCGGGTCCTGAAGGAGATGCCGGACGAGCCGTGGGCCCAGCACTACCTGGGGCTGATGGCCGAGCGCCGGGGCGACGCGAAGGAGGCGAAGAAGCGCTTCCAGCGGGCCCAGACGCTCGCCCCCGAGGAGTTCCCCCCGCCCGTGGCGCTGGAGGAAGAGGCGTTCGATCGCGCGGTGGAGGACGCGGTGAAGGCGCTGCCCGCCCAGGTGAAGCAGTACCTGGATCACGTGACGCTGGCCGTGGAGGACCTGCCCTCGGACGAGGACCTGCTGGCGCAGCACCCGCCGCTGTCGCCGAGCATCCTCGGCGTGTTCCGAGGAACGCCCGTGGGCGAGCGCAACACGGTGATGGGCGGGTTTGATCCGTACCCGGCCTCCATCGTGCTGTACCAGAAGAACCTGGAGCGGTTCGCGCGCACGCGGGCCGAGCTGCTCGAGCAGATTGGCATCACCGTCATGCACGAGGTGGGTCACCTCATGGGCCTGGACGAGGACGACCTGTGGGAGCGAGGGCTGGACTAG
- the sinM gene encoding signal integration modulator SinM, with protein MRFALLSALLLCGACSNSKPPPEGDGPDASVPRDAGTDDDGGSTKVDGGSEVPDAGCVAASLVQPTFVAQGLNTPRRLAQDATDLFISETHSLNPTKSDGVVLRASKAGGAPTVFAQGFSVPDAIAVDATYVYVLDAMGLWRVHKASGQKSDLPIDARLGTSIGATLGGTDLLLTTLQGREVIVVATTSRLLVRLDRDGQTRQVLFDGGAGSQVRGARLVGTDVWFLVAAGTNPNAEQGLYRVPLDGSAAATRVDASFIAGTSLEVSPLGLTPTHLLITEGGGGTGTLKRWALSGGKTELLASGLQGPMFPVEVEGALYFKDSSAGSPDFLRRVHACATGGSEPVGPSGTGPGGLLVDGSRLYYTSQEAGTGGAVGRVP; from the coding sequence ATGAGGTTCGCGCTCCTGTCCGCCTTGCTTCTGTGTGGTGCCTGCTCCAACAGCAAGCCTCCGCCGGAGGGAGACGGACCGGACGCGAGCGTCCCCCGCGACGCGGGGACGGACGATGACGGGGGCTCCACCAAGGTCGACGGTGGCTCGGAGGTTCCCGACGCGGGCTGCGTGGCGGCTTCGCTGGTGCAGCCCACCTTCGTGGCGCAGGGTCTCAACACACCGCGCCGGCTCGCGCAGGACGCGACGGACCTGTTCATCTCCGAGACGCACTCGCTGAACCCGACCAAGAGCGACGGCGTGGTGCTGCGTGCCTCCAAGGCAGGCGGCGCGCCCACCGTGTTCGCGCAGGGCTTCAGCGTCCCGGACGCCATCGCGGTGGATGCGACGTATGTCTACGTGCTGGATGCGATGGGCCTGTGGCGCGTGCACAAGGCCTCGGGCCAGAAGAGCGACCTGCCCATCGACGCGCGGCTGGGGACGAGCATCGGCGCCACGCTGGGCGGCACGGACCTGCTCCTCACCACGCTCCAGGGGCGCGAGGTCATCGTCGTAGCCACCACGAGCCGCCTGCTCGTGCGCCTGGACCGCGACGGCCAGACGCGACAGGTCCTCTTCGATGGTGGCGCGGGCTCGCAGGTTCGCGGCGCGCGGCTGGTGGGCACCGACGTGTGGTTCCTCGTCGCCGCGGGGACGAACCCCAACGCGGAGCAAGGGCTCTACCGCGTCCCGCTCGATGGCAGCGCCGCCGCCACGCGGGTGGACGCCAGCTTCATCGCGGGGACCTCGCTGGAGGTGTCTCCTTTGGGGCTCACGCCCACGCACCTGCTCATCACCGAGGGCGGTGGTGGCACCGGCACCCTGAAGCGGTGGGCCCTGTCCGGCGGCAAGACGGAGCTGCTCGCCAGCGGCCTGCAAGGCCCCATGTTCCCGGTGGAGGTGGAGGGGGCGCTCTACTTCAAGGACTCGAGCGCGGGGTCGCCGGACTTCCTGCGCCGCGTGCATGCCTGCGCGACCGGCGGCTCCGAGCCCGTGGGCCCGTCCGGCACCGGCCCGGGTGGACTGCTCGTGGACGGCTCGCGGCTCTACTACACGTCCCAAGAGGCGGGCACGGGCGGCGCCGTGGGACGCGTCCCCTGA
- a CDS encoding response regulator has translation MNILVVDDDLELCTVLSRYLETHGYTVYSAADALQALDILERHSVGLVITDYLMPHLDGIHFTEMLKADPRFQPVPVLLMTASTDTDITDRGLRKGVAMTLQKPLDLGQLLNLVRFAE, from the coding sequence GTGAACATCCTTGTCGTCGATGACGATCTCGAGCTGTGCACCGTGCTCTCGCGCTATCTGGAGACGCACGGGTACACAGTCTACTCGGCGGCCGATGCGCTGCAGGCACTCGATATCCTCGAGCGCCACTCCGTGGGCCTGGTCATCACCGACTACCTGATGCCCCACCTGGACGGCATCCACTTCACGGAGATGCTGAAGGCGGACCCGCGCTTCCAGCCCGTGCCTGTCCTCCTGATGACGGCCAGCACCGACACCGACATCACGGACCGGGGCCTGCGCAAGGGCGTGGCGATGACCCTCCAGAAGCCGTTGGATTTGGGTCAGCTGCTCAACCTCGTGCGCTTCGCCGAGTAG
- the groL gene encoding chaperonin GroEL (60 kDa chaperone family; promotes refolding of misfolded polypeptides especially under stressful conditions; forms two stacked rings of heptamers to form a barrel-shaped 14mer; ends can be capped by GroES; misfolded proteins enter the barrel where they are refolded when GroES binds), with translation MAAKEIFFHQSAREAILRGVRVLSDAVAVTLGPKGRNVVIEKSFGSPTITKDGVTVAKEIDLENKFENMGAQMVKEVASKTSDKAGDGTTTATVLARAIYEEGLKLVAAGHNPMDLKRGIDKAVEVVVAELKKLSKPTSDKKAITQVGTISANGDETIGLTIADAMEKVGKEGVITVEEAKGLETTLDVVEGMQFDRGYVSPYFVTNRERMEVVLEDPYLLISEKKVSSMQDMIPVLEAVARSGKPLLIIAEDVEGEALATLVVNKIRGVLNVAAVKAPGFGDRRKAMLEDLAVLTGGTVVSEELGHKYENLTLNDLGRAKRITIDKDNTTIVDGAGQKAAIEGRIKLIRSQIEQTTSDYDREKLQERMAKLVGGVAVINVGAATETEMKEKKARVEDALHATRAAVEEGIVPGGGVAYLRSLKALDNLKLGGEQAFGVEIIRRALTEPLRKIASNAGVEGAVVINKVIDGQGAFGFNARTEVYEDLEKAGVIDPTKVSRTALQNAASVASLLLTTEAMIADRPKKKAKGGGAGAGGMPDYGGDDMDY, from the coding sequence ATGGCAGCGAAGGAGATCTTCTTCCACCAGTCCGCCCGTGAGGCCATCCTGCGTGGCGTTCGCGTTCTGTCGGACGCGGTCGCGGTGACGCTGGGGCCCAAGGGCCGGAACGTGGTCATCGAGAAGAGCTTTGGTTCGCCCACGATCACCAAGGACGGTGTGACGGTCGCCAAGGAGATCGACCTCGAGAACAAGTTCGAGAACATGGGCGCGCAGATGGTGAAGGAAGTCGCGTCCAAGACCTCGGACAAGGCCGGCGACGGCACCACCACCGCGACGGTGCTGGCGCGCGCCATCTACGAGGAGGGCTTGAAGCTGGTGGCCGCGGGCCACAACCCCATGGACCTCAAGCGCGGCATCGACAAGGCCGTCGAGGTCGTGGTGGCGGAGCTGAAGAAGCTGTCCAAGCCCACGTCCGACAAGAAGGCCATCACCCAGGTGGGGACCATCTCCGCCAACGGGGATGAGACCATCGGTCTGACCATCGCGGACGCGATGGAGAAGGTGGGCAAGGAGGGCGTCATCACCGTCGAGGAGGCCAAGGGCCTGGAGACGACGCTCGACGTGGTGGAGGGCATGCAGTTCGACCGCGGGTACGTGTCTCCGTACTTCGTGACGAACCGCGAGCGCATGGAGGTGGTGCTCGAGGATCCGTACCTGCTCATCAGCGAGAAGAAGGTCTCGTCGATGCAGGACATGATCCCCGTCCTCGAGGCGGTGGCTCGCTCTGGCAAGCCGCTGCTCATCATCGCCGAGGACGTGGAGGGCGAGGCCCTGGCCACCCTGGTGGTGAACAAGATCCGCGGCGTGCTGAACGTGGCCGCGGTGAAGGCGCCGGGCTTCGGTGATCGCCGCAAGGCCATGCTGGAGGACCTGGCGGTCCTGACCGGCGGCACGGTGGTCAGCGAGGAGCTGGGCCACAAGTACGAGAACCTGACCCTCAACGACCTGGGCCGGGCCAAGCGCATCACCATCGACAAGGACAACACCACCATCGTCGACGGTGCGGGCCAGAAGGCCGCCATCGAGGGCCGCATCAAGCTCATCCGCTCGCAGATCGAGCAGACCACGAGCGACTACGACCGCGAGAAGCTCCAGGAGCGGATGGCGAAGCTCGTGGGCGGCGTGGCCGTCATCAACGTGGGCGCGGCCACCGAGACGGAGATGAAGGAGAAGAAGGCCCGCGTGGAGGACGCGCTCCACGCGACCCGCGCGGCCGTCGAGGAGGGCATCGTCCCCGGCGGTGGCGTGGCCTACCTGCGCAGCCTCAAGGCGCTGGACAACCTCAAGCTGGGTGGCGAGCAGGCGTTCGGCGTGGAGATCATCCGCCGCGCGCTGACCGAGCCCTTGCGCAAGATCGCCAGCAACGCGGGCGTCGAGGGCGCCGTGGTCATCAACAAGGTCATCGACGGCCAGGGTGCGTTCGGCTTCAACGCCCGCACCGAGGTCTACGAGGACCTGGAGAAGGCCGGCGTCATCGACCCGACGAAGGTGTCCCGCACCGCGCTGCAGAACGCCGCGTCCGTGGCGTCCCTGCTGCTGACCACCGAGGCGATGATCGCCGACCGCCCCAAGAAGAAGGCCAAGGGCGGCGGAGCCGGGGCCGGCGGCATGCCGGACTACGGCGGCGACGACATGGACTACTGA